In one window of Tenacibaculum mesophilum DNA:
- a CDS encoding PorP/SprF family type IX secretion system membrane protein → MNQNYKLLKATIVLFFATVLTVQSQQLPQFTQYMYNTISINPAYAGSREVLSIVGLHRSQWAGLDRAPETQTLSIHTPLRNDKIGLGLSFINDQLGYENFTYLYGDFSYTIQLNEDIKLAFGLKAGFTQYNIDDALIASEGSDPGISGVQNRWEPNFGSGLLLHTNKWYVGFSAPRLLNIDHNDLVVNGINYGIIDRVSYYLTGGYVFDLSDNVKFKPATLIKATNGAPVSYDITANFLFNEKFWLGGSYRINENTGALGALVDIQVSRQFRIGYAYEHPLSDINQYSNGTHEILLMFELFPKSYRTKSPRYF, encoded by the coding sequence ATGAACCAAAATTACAAGCTATTAAAAGCAACTATTGTACTGTTTTTTGCAACAGTTTTAACAGTTCAATCACAACAGTTACCACAGTTTACTCAATATATGTATAATACAATTTCTATCAACCCTGCATATGCAGGAAGTAGAGAAGTACTGAGTATTGTTGGACTGCATAGAAGTCAGTGGGCAGGATTAGATAGAGCACCAGAAACACAAACCCTATCTATTCACACTCCACTTAGAAATGATAAAATAGGATTAGGATTATCATTTATAAATGATCAATTAGGCTATGAAAATTTCACCTATTTATATGGAGATTTCTCATATACGATTCAGCTTAATGAGGATATAAAATTAGCTTTTGGACTTAAAGCAGGATTTACTCAATACAATATAGATGATGCTTTAATAGCCTCTGAAGGATCAGACCCAGGAATTTCAGGGGTTCAAAATAGATGGGAACCTAATTTTGGGAGCGGTTTATTATTACATACAAATAAATGGTATGTGGGGTTTTCAGCTCCAAGATTATTAAATATAGATCATAATGATTTGGTTGTTAATGGAATTAATTACGGAATTATAGACAGAGTAAGTTATTATTTAACAGGAGGATATGTTTTTGATTTGAGTGATAATGTAAAGTTTAAGCCAGCGACGTTAATTAAAGCAACGAATGGAGCACCAGTATCATATGACATAACAGCAAACTTCTTATTCAATGAAAAATTTTGGTTAGGAGGTTCTTATAGAATCAATGAAAACACAGGAGCTTTAGGGGCTTTAGTAGATATTCAAGTATCTCGTCAGTTCCGAATAGGTTACGCGTACGAGCATCCATTATCAGACATTAATCAATACTCAAATGGTACACATGAAATATTATTAATGTTTGAGTTATTTCCTAAGTCATATAGAACGAAATCTCCTAGATATTTTTAA
- a CDS encoding OmpA family protein — MKTKITLILLFLSSFVFSQRKIANKFYKEYAYVKAAEFYKKAINEGDDGVDMITRLADCYYNNSNSKQAAYWYGVASNRKENLTDDAIYKYVQSLRSIGEYDKADKWLQKISDKALKVKNVDYNKLKTLNKDSVVVANLEINTKNSEFGTYVHGQKLYFASTRKKDGEIYEWNNQPYLDLYQAKIIKNKKDEDSIASVIPIVSSKINTGFHESSVAITKDGKTLYFTRNNLNEKKKLEYSKKGTSHLKIFKATLVNGQWDNIEELPFNDKMYSSGHPALSPDDKTLYFVSDRPDSYGLTDIYKVAILANGEYGAPINLGDKINTKGREMFPFVAKDYTLYFSSDGYANLGLLDIFKSDLLKNNSSEVINIGAPFNSGYDDFAFFYNEDAKTGYFSSNRPGGKGQDDLYKFKTLKCKQYIKGRTFDKRTKEILPNTLVELIDFKGKVVKRFVTQEDATYVFEVECEKKFSLRGTKLDYKDDFINNIETTDVRGIEIERDLYLTPLIIGNEIVIDPIFFDFDKWNIRPDAAYELEHIVRVMKNHPKMIIKIEAHTDSRGSDKYNEILSDRRAKSTRDYIFSRGIATNRIESAIGYGEKQLVNKCSNGVPCSDEEHQENRRSKFIIVNDYKK, encoded by the coding sequence ATGAAGACAAAAATTACACTGATACTACTTTTTTTATCAAGCTTTGTATTTTCTCAAAGAAAAATAGCAAATAAATTTTATAAAGAATATGCGTATGTAAAAGCAGCTGAGTTTTATAAAAAAGCCATAAACGAAGGAGATGATGGGGTGGATATGATAACAAGGTTGGCAGATTGTTATTATAATAACTCAAACTCTAAACAAGCTGCTTATTGGTATGGAGTTGCTTCAAATAGAAAAGAAAACTTAACTGATGACGCTATATATAAGTATGTACAGTCACTTAGAAGTATAGGAGAGTATGACAAAGCAGATAAATGGCTTCAAAAGATATCTGACAAAGCGTTAAAAGTAAAAAATGTTGACTATAATAAATTAAAAACACTTAATAAAGACTCTGTAGTAGTAGCAAACTTAGAAATTAATACTAAAAACTCAGAGTTTGGAACGTATGTACATGGACAAAAACTATATTTTGCTTCGACAAGAAAAAAAGATGGTGAAATTTATGAATGGAATAACCAACCGTATTTAGACTTATATCAAGCCAAAATTATTAAAAATAAAAAAGATGAAGATAGTATAGCAAGTGTTATTCCTATTGTATCTTCTAAAATTAATACGGGTTTTCATGAATCGAGTGTAGCAATAACTAAAGACGGGAAAACGTTATATTTTACAAGAAATAATTTAAACGAAAAGAAAAAACTAGAGTATAGTAAAAAAGGTACATCACATTTAAAAATATTCAAAGCTACGTTGGTTAATGGGCAATGGGATAATATTGAAGAGTTACCGTTTAATGATAAAATGTATTCTAGTGGACATCCAGCATTGAGTCCGGATGATAAAACATTATATTTTGTATCTGATAGACCAGATAGTTATGGGTTAACGGATATTTATAAAGTAGCTATTTTAGCTAATGGAGAGTATGGAGCACCAATAAACTTAGGAGATAAAATAAATACAAAAGGAAGAGAAATGTTTCCTTTTGTAGCTAAAGATTATACCTTATATTTCTCTTCGGATGGTTATGCAAATTTAGGATTATTAGATATTTTTAAATCTGATTTACTAAAAAATAACTCGTCAGAAGTTATAAATATAGGAGCTCCATTTAATAGTGGATATGATGATTTTGCTTTCTTTTATAATGAAGATGCAAAAACAGGGTACTTTTCTTCTAACCGACCAGGAGGAAAAGGACAGGATGATTTATATAAGTTTAAAACCTTAAAGTGTAAACAATATATTAAAGGGAGAACTTTTGATAAAAGAACAAAAGAAATTTTACCTAACACTTTAGTAGAGCTTATAGACTTTAAAGGAAAAGTTGTAAAAAGGTTCGTAACTCAAGAAGATGCCACTTACGTTTTTGAAGTTGAATGTGAGAAGAAATTTTCTTTAAGAGGAACAAAACTAGATTATAAAGATGACTTCATTAATAATATTGAAACGACAGATGTAAGAGGTATAGAAATAGAGCGTGATTTATATTTAACACCATTAATTATAGGAAACGAAATAGTAATAGATCCTATATTTTTCGATTTTGATAAATGGAATATACGACCAGATGCAGCTTATGAACTAGAGCATATTGTACGAGTAATGAAGAATCATCCAAAAATGATTATTAAAATTGAAGCTCATACAGATAGTAGGGGTAGTGATAAATACAATGAGATTTTATCAGATAGAAGAGCTAAATCTACCAGAGATTATATTTTTTCAAGAGGTATAGCTACCAACAGGATAGAAAGTGCTATTGGTTATGGAGAAAAGCAGTTGGTGAACAAATGTTCTAATGGTGTACCTTGTTCAGATGAAGAGCATCAAGAAAACAGACGCTCAAAATTTATAATTGTTAATGATTATAAAAAATAA
- a CDS encoding CAP domain-containing protein — translation MNNFPFKLLVLCCALVFFSCSSNENELIDSPSDSTVSIEEKSIENEILDLINDYRLSKGLSTLKKLEAIKSQTYNHTMYMIKKKELSHDFFHDRKDYLVENTNAIKVAENVAYGYSTAESVVNGWIKSEGHRKNIEGDFTHFEVTAEKNTGGTWYYTNIFVKK, via the coding sequence ATGAATAACTTCCCCTTTAAGTTATTGGTACTATGTTGTGCCTTAGTTTTCTTTTCTTGTTCTTCAAATGAAAATGAATTAATTGACTCTCCTTCTGATTCTACCGTTAGCATAGAAGAAAAATCAATAGAAAATGAAATTCTTGATCTTATTAATGATTATAGATTAAGCAAAGGCTTATCTACTTTAAAAAAACTTGAAGCTATAAAATCTCAAACATATAATCATACTATGTATATGATAAAGAAAAAAGAGCTTTCTCACGATTTTTTTCATGATCGTAAAGATTATTTAGTTGAAAACACAAATGCTATTAAGGTTGCTGAAAATGTAGCTTATGGATATTCTACTGCTGAATCTGTTGTTAATGGATGGATTAAAAGCGAGGGACATCGAAAAAATATTGAAGGTGATTTTACCCATTTTGAAGTGACTGCCGAAAAAAACACTGGTGGTACATGGTACTATACCAATATTTTTGTAAAAAAATAA
- a CDS encoding DUF4268 domain-containing protein, with the protein MFSKEESARLRKEFWTSFGKSFPRKWLLYNTKIKGFAFKFQADRKNASVCLDFEHPEDVANELLYDQLLSLKKILETEYLPEVIFDDNFELNNHKIIRRIYIPFDKKFSIHNKDTWRDCYEFFVETMTQFELFFYEYEDFIKQAI; encoded by the coding sequence GTGTTTAGTAAAGAAGAATCTGCCCGATTGCGTAAAGAATTTTGGACTAGTTTTGGAAAATCTTTTCCAAGAAAATGGTTGTTATACAATACCAAAATAAAGGGATTTGCTTTTAAATTTCAAGCGGATAGAAAAAACGCTTCAGTTTGTTTAGATTTCGAACATCCAGAAGATGTAGCCAATGAATTACTTTACGATCAACTTCTTTCTTTGAAGAAAATATTGGAAACAGAATATTTACCTGAAGTTATATTTGATGATAATTTTGAGTTAAACAATCACAAAATTATTCGTAGAATTTATATCCCTTTTGATAAAAAATTTAGTATTCACAATAAAGATACTTGGAGAGATTGTTATGAGTTTTTTGTAGAGACTATGACACAGTTTGAACTGTTTTTTTATGAATATGAAGACTTTATAAAACAGGCTATCTAA
- the miaE gene encoding tRNA-(ms[2]io[6]A)-hydroxylase, with protein MLGLQFDTETSWVEVAKNGLEQLLTDHAFAEQKAASNAVSIIINYSEETELVKDMSDIAIEEMEHFRMVHNIMIERDMVLGQATKNDYALKLQKFFPHTGNRTEALIHRLLVAALIEARSCERFKVFADNMEDEQLSKFYLDLMVSEANHYTLFLGYARKYMDREIVDKKWEDLLAFEAEMMRERGKTAKVHG; from the coding sequence ATGCTTGGATTACAATTTGACACAGAAACTTCATGGGTTGAAGTTGCTAAAAACGGATTAGAACAACTATTAACAGATCATGCTTTTGCTGAACAAAAAGCTGCTTCAAATGCTGTGTCAATTATTATCAATTACTCTGAAGAAACTGAACTTGTTAAAGATATGAGTGATATTGCTATTGAAGAAATGGAACATTTTAGGATGGTACATAACATAATGATAGAGCGAGATATGGTTTTAGGACAGGCTACTAAAAACGATTATGCTTTAAAATTGCAAAAATTTTTCCCTCATACAGGTAATAGAACAGAAGCGCTAATTCACAGACTTTTAGTTGCTGCTCTAATAGAAGCACGTAGCTGTGAACGTTTTAAGGTTTTTGCTGATAATATGGAAGATGAACAATTATCTAAATTTTATTTGGATTTAATGGTTTCTGAAGCAAATCATTATACCTTATTTTTAGGGTATGCTCGTAAGTATATGGATCGTGAAATCGTTGATAAAAAATGGGAAGATTTATTGGCTTTCGAAGCCGAAATGATGCGAGAAAGAGGTAAAACTGCAAAAGTTCACGGATAG
- a CDS encoding alpha-2-macroglobulin family protein, producing MGKIIGALALVFLMITANSCKKTVTTESNVNEFGEYISGFPDKLISVNPNLKFVLKNKVTTNFDATEVITTKPAIKGEVVLNDNELVFVPAEKLKSNQEYLITLHLSKLYEDIEEDLENFTVKVKTKELLFNVSLQAPSVHNKKLYAVEGELIASDIIETEKIPSLIRATYNGKEKAIKFSTVGKVSSKVYFKIDSIERYEEDKQLKVEWTGTPIQSESKGSREVTITGKNNFKILNVEVIDIDKQHIEISFSDPLQKSQNLKGLIQFLNTQKRAFTYKINSNKVTVYPKSSFTQKVDLEIFKGIKSVDGYTLKENTIKTVYFEELKPAVKFIKSGSILPNSNNLKINFSAVNLKAVDATIYKVYKENVLQFLQNNSLSNQGNLRYVGRPVAKYTVNLGNQGLDLSKENAFAIDLAEIIKVENGAMYRVEFSFNKDYSNYKCAEGVSTKTIVFGKKEIDTKSYDNPNYYDDYYYDYNWRDREDPCTTSYYYNKDISTNILATNIGVIIKKGNNNKTLVAVTDILTTDAIEGAKVTLYNLQKQEVASETTNKEGVVSFSDVTNAFFAVVTKNNNTTYVKLKDGDALSMSKFDVSGVKLQEGIKGYIYGERGVWRPGDQLFLTFVLNDNANPIPEEHPIKFELINPQGKIIDRKVLPKKSNNVYTYAPITNLEAITGNWKLRVSVGGAVFNKTLKIETIKPNRLKIKLATDAEFIKANSTITGNVEVKWLHGAIARGLKLDINGKFSQTNTEFSKFKNYNFDDVTRRFGTEEFKVLKGSLSNEGTTKFSVKPKLDSKAPGMLRASFITKVYENGGDFSTDVFSNKVSPYTSYAGLQDAEEPQSKNYLFTDENYTFNVASVNEEGVGIANTLEVNVYKLSWRWWWSTSDNGLSSYDGTRYHEPYKKLKVTTNASGKGTFTLKVDENDWGRYLIKVKDSKSKHVTSNVVYFDWPSWYAKKKGNQDKSNATMLIFTTDKESYEVDEKATVKFPSSEGGKAFITIENGTEVLDHFWVPTQAQQTSFSFPVKASYTPNVFVNISLLQKHSQTVNDLPIRMYGSIPMLVHNPATKLEPKIQLADELRPESTATIQVKEEKGRPMTYTIALVDEGLLDLTRFKTPNPWGVFYARQSLGVKTWDIFDDVIGAYGGKVNQILSIGGDEAEAGSKNRKANRFKPMVTYLGPFDLEKGDSKEHKIKIPKYVGSVRAMVVATDTKKDAYGSDEKTAFVRKPVMILASLPRKITPQETVTLPVTVFAMKPNIKNVKVTVQPNEAYTIVGDKTQTVSFSQPDEKMAYFTLKVNDFKGIGKVKIDASSGREKASYEVEIDVLNPNPVTTEVKDVVLKSNEVGEINFTSFGTKGTNGATLELSTLPPMNFTKRLGYLIRYPHGCVEQTTSGAFPQLFLPELFELSKEKIASTERNIKAAIQRLSDFQLSNGGLSYWQGNSTADSWGTSYAGHFMIAAEKKGYVLPIGFKSKWIGYQKQQARNWRNNSRYYNNSLSQAYRLYTLSLANSPDLASMNRLRESMGVSDEAKMRLASAYALIGKKAIAKSILKGITGYTYTKRYYSNYGSETRNKAMSLETYMLLDDETKSIKLAKEIAENLSSERWMSTQTTAYSLLAMSQYALKNGGSDGINTSYILNKASGEASTSKSLLAKDLIAIQKENSLKITNKNNGVLYVRILNKGILPVGEEKVFQKNLETTITYKTKDGARITPDNLSQGTNFVAEVTVKNPTSETIENVALTQYIPSGWEIVNTRFTDFGNNTTSSKVDYTDIRDASISNYFTLKKYETKTFRVLVNASYLGEYYLPGVQVEAMYDNDYIARTKGQWIKVIK from the coding sequence ATGGGAAAAATTATTGGCGCTTTAGCATTAGTCTTTTTAATGATTACAGCTAATTCGTGTAAAAAAACAGTTACTACAGAAAGTAATGTAAATGAATTTGGTGAATATATTAGTGGTTTTCCAGATAAGCTAATATCGGTAAACCCTAACTTAAAATTTGTATTAAAAAATAAAGTCACGACAAACTTTGATGCCACTGAAGTTATTACTACAAAACCAGCTATAAAAGGAGAAGTAGTTTTAAATGATAATGAGTTAGTTTTTGTTCCAGCTGAAAAACTAAAAAGCAATCAAGAGTATTTAATAACACTTCATTTATCTAAATTATATGAAGATATAGAGGAAGATTTAGAGAACTTTACTGTTAAAGTGAAAACTAAAGAATTATTATTCAACGTTTCTTTACAAGCTCCAAGTGTTCATAATAAAAAACTATATGCAGTAGAAGGAGAGTTAATTGCTAGTGATATTATAGAAACGGAAAAAATTCCATCTTTAATTAGAGCTACATATAATGGGAAAGAAAAAGCTATAAAGTTTAGTACTGTAGGTAAAGTAAGTTCTAAAGTTTACTTTAAGATAGACAGTATAGAGCGCTATGAGGAAGACAAACAATTAAAGGTAGAGTGGACTGGAACACCAATTCAGTCAGAGTCCAAAGGAAGTAGAGAAGTTACCATAACAGGAAAAAACAACTTTAAGATATTAAATGTTGAAGTTATTGATATAGATAAACAACATATTGAAATAAGCTTCTCAGACCCATTACAAAAATCACAAAATTTAAAAGGACTTATTCAGTTTTTAAATACTCAAAAAAGAGCTTTTACATACAAGATAAATAGTAACAAAGTAACAGTATATCCAAAATCATCATTTACACAAAAAGTTGATTTAGAGATTTTCAAAGGAATTAAGAGTGTGGATGGTTATACTTTAAAAGAAAACACAATTAAAACGGTTTATTTTGAAGAATTAAAGCCTGCGGTAAAGTTTATAAAGAGTGGATCAATACTTCCAAACTCTAATAACCTAAAAATAAATTTTAGTGCAGTTAACTTAAAAGCGGTTGATGCTACAATTTACAAAGTATATAAGGAAAATGTATTGCAATTTTTACAAAATAATAGTTTAAGTAATCAAGGAAATTTACGTTATGTAGGGCGTCCTGTAGCTAAATACACAGTAAACCTTGGTAATCAAGGATTAGATCTAAGTAAAGAAAATGCTTTTGCTATTGATTTAGCAGAAATAATAAAAGTGGAAAACGGAGCGATGTATAGAGTCGAGTTTTCATTTAATAAAGACTATTCAAATTATAAATGTGCAGAAGGTGTTTCAACGAAAACCATCGTTTTCGGAAAAAAGGAGATAGATACCAAAAGCTATGACAACCCTAATTACTATGACGATTATTACTACGATTATAATTGGAGAGATAGAGAGGATCCTTGCACAACGTCATACTATTATAACAAAGATATTAGTACAAATATTTTAGCTACCAATATTGGAGTTATAATTAAAAAAGGAAATAATAATAAAACGTTAGTAGCAGTAACAGATATACTTACCACAGATGCTATAGAAGGAGCAAAAGTAACTTTATATAATTTACAAAAGCAAGAAGTAGCTTCAGAAACAACTAATAAAGAAGGAGTAGTTTCTTTTTCTGATGTTACTAATGCCTTTTTTGCAGTAGTTACTAAAAACAACAATACAACTTATGTGAAGTTGAAAGACGGTGATGCACTTTCAATGAGTAAGTTTGATGTTTCTGGAGTGAAATTACAAGAAGGAATCAAAGGGTATATTTATGGAGAACGAGGAGTTTGGAGACCAGGAGATCAATTGTTTTTAACTTTTGTTTTAAACGATAATGCGAATCCAATTCCAGAGGAACACCCAATAAAATTTGAATTAATAAATCCGCAAGGAAAAATAATCGATAGAAAAGTACTTCCAAAAAAATCAAACAATGTATACACATACGCTCCTATAACAAACCTAGAAGCTATTACTGGTAATTGGAAGTTACGTGTAAGTGTTGGCGGAGCTGTTTTCAATAAAACATTAAAGATTGAAACCATAAAACCGAATCGATTAAAGATAAAACTAGCTACAGATGCAGAGTTCATCAAAGCAAATTCAACTATTACAGGAAATGTAGAAGTAAAATGGTTACATGGAGCAATAGCAAGAGGATTAAAGTTAGATATCAACGGGAAATTCTCACAAACCAATACGGAGTTTTCAAAATTCAAAAACTATAATTTTGATGATGTAACTCGTCGATTTGGAACAGAAGAGTTTAAAGTGCTAAAAGGAAGTTTAAGTAATGAAGGAACTACTAAGTTCTCGGTAAAACCTAAATTAGATAGTAAAGCTCCAGGAATGTTAAGAGCGAGTTTTATTACAAAAGTGTATGAAAATGGAGGTGACTTTAGTACAGATGTGTTCTCTAACAAAGTGTCACCGTATACTTCGTATGCTGGATTACAAGATGCTGAAGAACCACAATCTAAAAACTATTTATTTACAGATGAAAACTATACATTTAATGTAGCTTCAGTAAATGAAGAAGGAGTAGGAATAGCAAATACTTTAGAAGTAAATGTATATAAATTATCATGGCGTTGGTGGTGGAGTACTTCTGATAATGGATTGTCTAGTTATGATGGTACACGTTATCATGAACCTTATAAGAAATTAAAAGTAACAACAAATGCAAGCGGTAAAGGAACCTTTACATTAAAGGTTGACGAAAATGATTGGGGACGTTATTTAATAAAAGTAAAAGACTCAAAAAGTAAGCATGTTACCTCAAATGTGGTTTATTTTGATTGGCCTTCTTGGTATGCTAAAAAGAAAGGAAATCAAGATAAAAGTAACGCTACGATGTTAATATTTACAACCGATAAAGAATCGTATGAAGTAGATGAAAAAGCAACTGTGAAGTTTCCGTCTTCAGAAGGAGGAAAAGCGTTTATTACCATAGAAAACGGAACAGAAGTATTAGATCATTTCTGGGTACCAACACAAGCACAACAAACATCGTTTAGTTTCCCAGTAAAAGCGAGTTATACACCAAATGTATTTGTAAATATTTCATTGTTACAAAAACATAGTCAAACAGTAAACGATTTACCAATTCGTATGTACGGTTCAATACCAATGTTGGTACACAATCCTGCAACGAAATTAGAACCAAAAATCCAGTTAGCGGACGAGTTAAGACCAGAGTCTACGGCTACTATTCAAGTAAAAGAAGAAAAAGGTAGACCAATGACCTATACCATTGCGTTAGTGGATGAAGGCTTGTTAGATTTAACACGTTTTAAAACACCAAATCCATGGGGAGTGTTCTATGCACGCCAATCTCTTGGTGTAAAAACTTGGGATATTTTTGATGACGTTATTGGTGCTTACGGTGGAAAAGTAAATCAAATATTAAGTATTGGAGGAGATGAAGCAGAGGCAGGAAGTAAAAACCGAAAAGCGAATCGATTCAAACCAATGGTTACGTATTTAGGCCCTTTCGATTTAGAAAAAGGAGACAGTAAGGAACATAAAATAAAAATACCTAAATATGTAGGATCTGTTCGAGCTATGGTGGTGGCTACTGATACTAAAAAAGATGCGTACGGTAGCGATGAAAAAACAGCTTTTGTACGAAAACCAGTAATGATTTTAGCATCATTGCCTCGTAAAATAACACCACAAGAAACTGTTACCTTACCAGTTACTGTTTTTGCAATGAAACCAAACATTAAAAATGTAAAAGTTACAGTACAACCAAACGAAGCATATACTATTGTAGGAGATAAAACACAAACCGTTTCATTTAGTCAGCCAGATGAAAAAATGGCGTATTTCACCTTAAAAGTAAATGATTTTAAAGGAATTGGTAAAGTAAAAATAGACGCAAGTTCAGGAAGAGAAAAAGCATCTTACGAAGTAGAAATAGATGTGTTAAACCCAAATCCAGTAACTACTGAAGTAAAAGATGTCGTATTGAAATCTAATGAAGTAGGGGAGATTAACTTTACAAGTTTTGGTACCAAAGGAACGAACGGAGCTACGTTAGAATTATCAACCTTACCACCAATGAACTTTACCAAGCGTTTGGGATACTTAATTCGTTATCCGCATGGATGTGTAGAACAAACAACTTCAGGTGCTTTTCCACAGTTGTTTTTACCAGAATTATTTGAATTATCAAAAGAGAAGATAGCTTCAACAGAAAGAAATATAAAAGCAGCAATTCAACGTTTATCAGATTTCCAATTATCTAATGGAGGATTGTCATACTGGCAAGGAAATAGTACCGCAGATAGTTGGGGAACGTCTTATGCAGGTCATTTTATGATAGCGGCCGAGAAGAAAGGATATGTGCTACCTATTGGTTTCAAATCAAAATGGATAGGATATCAAAAGCAACAAGCACGTAATTGGAGAAATAACTCACGTTATTACAATAATTCTTTATCACAAGCATATAGGTTATACACGTTAAGTTTAGCAAATAGTCCTGATTTAGCATCAATGAACCGTTTACGCGAATCAATGGGAGTTTCAGATGAAGCAAAAATGAGATTAGCAAGCGCGTATGCTTTAATAGGTAAAAAGGCTATAGCAAAATCTATTTTAAAAGGAATAACCGGTTATACCTATACAAAACGATATTATTCAAACTATGGTTCTGAAACTAGAAACAAAGCAATGTCTTTAGAAACCTATATGTTGTTGGATGACGAAACTAAATCAATAAAGTTAGCAAAAGAAATTGCTGAAAATCTATCAAGCGAGCGTTGGATGAGCACACAAACTACGGCCTATAGTTTGTTGGCAATGAGCCAATATGCTCTAAAAAATGGCGGTAGTGACGGAATTAATACAAGTTATATTTTAAATAAGGCGTCAGGAGAAGCAAGTACTTCAAAATCGCTGTTAGCAAAAGATTTAATAGCTATTCAAAAAGAAAATTCATTAAAAATAACTAACAAAAACAACGGAGTTTTATATGTACGTATACTAAACAAAGGAATTTTACCAGTAGGTGAAGAAAAAGTATTCCAAAAGAATTTAGAAACCACTATTACATACAAAACAAAAGATGGAGCTCGTATTACTCCAGATAACTTGTCACAAGGAACCAATTTTGTAGCAGAAGTTACAGTGAAAAATCCAACAAGTGAAACCATTGAAAATGTAGCATTAACGCAATACATTCCTTCAGGATGGGAAATTGTAAATACACGTTTTACTGATTTTGGAAACAATACAACATCTTCAAAAGTAGATTATACCGATATACGAGATGCAAGTATCAGTAACTACTTTACCTTGAAGAAGTACGAAACCAAAACATTTAGAGTATTAGTGAATGCTTCGTATTTAGGTGAATATTATTTACCAGGAGTACAAGTAGAAGCAATGTATGACAACGATTATATAGCTCGTACTAAAGGACAGTGGATTAAGGTAATTAAGTAA